A single genomic interval of Cucumis sativus cultivar 9930 chromosome 7, Cucumber_9930_V3, whole genome shotgun sequence harbors:
- the LOC101205573 gene encoding PHD finger protein EHD3 isoform X1: MVIEDGKSNGDGFRTYKRRKQTRLTSGSECDEDIKTHVEAAGQLVTVEETLHTLRGIDSCEHAHSPMVNLDESPEDLWRSVWLQQICQSSGVIGGNVLMCVQDGLASHSGTNDRSRFKKFDAQDANSNNDHAHTVSVSSIVQMASHRENGDISNGSLENSNRCTVNESCRRAFRSIIDSQKFVSLCKLLSENFRGIKADNVFDFSLVNSRIKEGAYENSSTLFLSDIQQIWRKFQAIGTELVSLAESLSDFSRTTYREKVGVSGRNVFEDGKHEDSIWDSPSHAKAEHTDGYGAYKICACRSCGEKAEGIDCLVCDSCEEIYHISCIKPPVKEIPLKSWYCATCIASGFSLRHDNCVVCDRLNTPTTLANGVDGILETSEHNHFDGDENPKYCMDDGTEQLKDGKDLGPCKICGNEVEGDEKYIICSHLFCPHKCYHTRCLTKKQLKSYDACWYCPSCLCRACLINQDDDKIVLCDGCDHGFHIYCMRPPLAAIPKGKWFCSKCAAGIQAIRSVKMAYENFENKQSKRGKDTCGNSGKKRINGGDEESDIGRGGMDMLLTAAKTLNYEEGLANL; this comes from the exons ATGGTTATTGAAGATGGGAAAAGCAATGGCGATGGCTTTCGAACTTACAAGAGGCGGAAGCAGACTAGGTTGACTTCTGGGAGTGAATGCGATGAAGATATAAAGACTCACGTTGAAGCTGCTGGTCAACTTGTG ACTGTTGAAGAAACTTTACACACGCTAAGAGGCATTGACTCATGTGAGCATGCCCATTCTCCAATGGTTAATTTAGATGAGTCCCCTGAGGACCTCTGGAGATCTGTTTGGTTACAGCAAATATGCCAGTCATCAGGTGTCATTGGAGGAAATGTACTAATGTGTGTCCAGGATGGCCTTGCTTCTCATTCAGGAACTAATGACCGCTCAAGATTTAAG AAATTTGATGCTCAAGATGCAAACAGCAATAATGACCATGCACATACTGTATCAGTGTCTAGCATAGTTCAGATGGCATCTCATAGAGAAAATGGTGATATATCAAATGGATCATTAGAAAATTCAAACAGATGTACTGTTAACGAGAGTTGCCGGCGAGCTTTCCGTAGTATTATCGATTCACAGAAGTTCGTCTCATTGTGTAAGCTTCTATCTGAAAATTTCCGCGGAATCAAGGCTGATAATGTTTTTGACTTTAGTCTTGTAAACTCGAGGATCAAAGAAGGGGCTTATGAAAATTCATCTACGCTCTTCCTCTCTGACATACAACAG ATATGGAGAAAGTTTCAAGCAATTGGCACTGAACTGGTATCACTGGCAGAAAGCCTCTCAGACTTTTCCAGAACTACCTATCGAGAAAAG GTGGGAGTTTCAGGGCGCAACGTATTTGAAGATGGAAAACACGAG GACTCTATTTGGGATTCACCCTCTCATGCTAAAGCAGAACATACGGATGGTTATGGAGCGTATAAAATTTGTGCCTGCAGAAGTTGTGGAGAGAAAGCAGAAGGAATTGATTGTCTGGTTTGTGACTCATGCGAGGAAATTTACCATATATCCTGCATCAAACCTCCCGTCAAAGAGATTCCTCTTAAGAGTTGGTACTGTGCTACTTGCATTGCAAGTGGATTTAGTTTGCGTCATGACAACTGTGTAGTGTGTGACAGGTTGAATACACCCACGACGCTAGCCAATGGAGTTGATGGAATTCTGGAAACAAGTGAACACAATCATTTTGATGGGGACGAGAATCCGAAGTATTGTATGGATGATGGTACTGAACAACTGAAGGACGGAAAAGATTTGGGCCCTTGCAAAATTTGTGGAAATGAAGTAGAAGGTGATgagaaatatataatatgcAGCCACCTGTTCTGCCCTCATAAATGCTATCACACCAGGTGCTTGACTAAAAAGCAGTTAAAATCTTACGATGCATGCTGGTATTGCCCTTCTTGTCTTTGCAGAGCATGCCTCATAAATCAAGACGATGACAAGATTGTTTTATGTGATGGCTGTGATCACGGATTCCACATTTATTGTATGAGACCCCCACTTGCTGCAATTCCTAAAGGAAAATGGTTTTGTAGCAAATGTGCAGCTGGAATCCAGGCAATACGCAGTGTAAAAATGGCATatgagaattttgaaaacaagcAAAGTAAGAGAGGTAAAGATACATGTGGAAATTCGGGCAAGAAACGGATCAATGGAGGTGATGAGGAATCAGATATAGGAAGGGGGGGAATGGATATGCTTCTCACTGCAGCCAAGACTCTAAATTATGAAGAGGGTCTGGCTAACctttga
- the LOC101205573 gene encoding PHD finger protein EHD3 isoform X2 — translation MVIEDGKSNGDGFRTYKRRKQTRLTSGSECDEDIKTHVEAAGQLVTVEETLHTLRGIDSCEHAHSPMVNLDESPEDLWRSVWLQQICQSSGVIGGNVLMCVQDGLASHSGTNDRSRFKKFDAQDANSNNDHAHTVSVSSIVQMASHRENGDISNGSLENSNRCTVNESCRRAFRSIIDSQNLVNSRIKEGAYENSSTLFLSDIQQIWRKFQAIGTELVSLAESLSDFSRTTYREKVGVSGRNVFEDGKHEDSIWDSPSHAKAEHTDGYGAYKICACRSCGEKAEGIDCLVCDSCEEIYHISCIKPPVKEIPLKSWYCATCIASGFSLRHDNCVVCDRLNTPTTLANGVDGILETSEHNHFDGDENPKYCMDDGTEQLKDGKDLGPCKICGNEVEGDEKYIICSHLFCPHKCYHTRCLTKKQLKSYDACWYCPSCLCRACLINQDDDKIVLCDGCDHGFHIYCMRPPLAAIPKGKWFCSKCAAGIQAIRSVKMAYENFENKQSKRGKDTCGNSGKKRINGGDEESDIGRGGMDMLLTAAKTLNYEEGLANL, via the exons ATGGTTATTGAAGATGGGAAAAGCAATGGCGATGGCTTTCGAACTTACAAGAGGCGGAAGCAGACTAGGTTGACTTCTGGGAGTGAATGCGATGAAGATATAAAGACTCACGTTGAAGCTGCTGGTCAACTTGTG ACTGTTGAAGAAACTTTACACACGCTAAGAGGCATTGACTCATGTGAGCATGCCCATTCTCCAATGGTTAATTTAGATGAGTCCCCTGAGGACCTCTGGAGATCTGTTTGGTTACAGCAAATATGCCAGTCATCAGGTGTCATTGGAGGAAATGTACTAATGTGTGTCCAGGATGGCCTTGCTTCTCATTCAGGAACTAATGACCGCTCAAGATTTAAG AAATTTGATGCTCAAGATGCAAACAGCAATAATGACCATGCACATACTGTATCAGTGTCTAGCATAGTTCAGATGGCATCTCATAGAGAAAATGGTGATATATCAAATGGATCATTAGAAAATTCAAACAGATGTACTGTTAACGAGAGTTGCCGGCGAGCTTTCCGTAGTATTATCGATTCACAGAA TCTTGTAAACTCGAGGATCAAAGAAGGGGCTTATGAAAATTCATCTACGCTCTTCCTCTCTGACATACAACAG ATATGGAGAAAGTTTCAAGCAATTGGCACTGAACTGGTATCACTGGCAGAAAGCCTCTCAGACTTTTCCAGAACTACCTATCGAGAAAAG GTGGGAGTTTCAGGGCGCAACGTATTTGAAGATGGAAAACACGAG GACTCTATTTGGGATTCACCCTCTCATGCTAAAGCAGAACATACGGATGGTTATGGAGCGTATAAAATTTGTGCCTGCAGAAGTTGTGGAGAGAAAGCAGAAGGAATTGATTGTCTGGTTTGTGACTCATGCGAGGAAATTTACCATATATCCTGCATCAAACCTCCCGTCAAAGAGATTCCTCTTAAGAGTTGGTACTGTGCTACTTGCATTGCAAGTGGATTTAGTTTGCGTCATGACAACTGTGTAGTGTGTGACAGGTTGAATACACCCACGACGCTAGCCAATGGAGTTGATGGAATTCTGGAAACAAGTGAACACAATCATTTTGATGGGGACGAGAATCCGAAGTATTGTATGGATGATGGTACTGAACAACTGAAGGACGGAAAAGATTTGGGCCCTTGCAAAATTTGTGGAAATGAAGTAGAAGGTGATgagaaatatataatatgcAGCCACCTGTTCTGCCCTCATAAATGCTATCACACCAGGTGCTTGACTAAAAAGCAGTTAAAATCTTACGATGCATGCTGGTATTGCCCTTCTTGTCTTTGCAGAGCATGCCTCATAAATCAAGACGATGACAAGATTGTTTTATGTGATGGCTGTGATCACGGATTCCACATTTATTGTATGAGACCCCCACTTGCTGCAATTCCTAAAGGAAAATGGTTTTGTAGCAAATGTGCAGCTGGAATCCAGGCAATACGCAGTGTAAAAATGGCATatgagaattttgaaaacaagcAAAGTAAGAGAGGTAAAGATACATGTGGAAATTCGGGCAAGAAACGGATCAATGGAGGTGATGAGGAATCAGATATAGGAAGGGGGGGAATGGATATGCTTCTCACTGCAGCCAAGACTCTAAATTATGAAGAGGGTCTGGCTAACctttga